The following proteins are co-located in the Cutaneotrichosporon cavernicola HIS019 DNA, chromosome: 3 genome:
- a CDS encoding uncharacterized protein (Josephin), with protein sequence MDLVPFIFHERQEPGSQLCAQHCLNNLLQQSVYSEFDLADVARKLDDQENAARYAGHPEASSYNYDDTGFFSISVLEKAMQVWDLTLVRWRGEAMRPYQDEPEEQAAFVLNLDSHWFAIRRFGCYTRWYNLNSFLERPEWISPMYLHMVLKQAEDEGYSVFVIRRAGEGAGQDASVDPGEAHGWGDGGVGEFPESAADQIALELGEVSSRSGAGGDDRGGSPINHFPSLQADPSDTSPHRDPELASGAGSGRRRRRQEDLTSDGVEEQDLLPGSYTGSGSRTPQPSRSYVEVAASGAPGDEGEELDNDIPSSSYAGLNLDALNYGMYGGVTDFQFNNRSYDDEDEALQAALRASMEDVPDGYVMPELTPLNAVPPPRPSAEQPDPPAAAPEAPSPAPAPSETHEDSIMDDTDDDEPAHEPSPEELRRARLARFQ encoded by the exons ATGGACCTCGTCCCTT TCATTTTTCATGAGCGCCAGGAGCCGGGTTCACAGCTGT GTGCCCAGCACTGCCTCAACAACCTTCTCCAGCAGTCGGTCTATAGCGAGTTCGACCTGGCCGACGTGGCTCGGAA ACTTGACGACCAGGAGAACGCTGCGCGGTATGCAGGCCATCCAGAGGCCAGCTCATACAACTATGACGACACTGGCTTCTTCTCTATCTCAGTGCTGGAGAAG GCGATGCAGGTGTGGGACCTCACGCTCGTCCGttggcgcggcgaggccaTGAGGCCGTACCAGGATGAGCCAGA AGAGCAGGCCGCGTtcgtcctcaacctcgactcTCACTGGTTCGCCATTCGCCGGTTTGGCTGCTACACACGCTGGTACAACCTCAACTCGTTCCTTGAGCGTCCCGAGTGGATCTCGCCCATGTACCTCCACATGGTGCTCAAacaggccgaggatgaaggATACTCTGTCTTCGTTATTCGCAGAGCTGGGGAAGGTGCGGGACAGGACGCGTCTGTTGATCCAGGAGAAGCACACGGTTGGGGTGACGGAGGTGTGGGGGAGTTCCCCGAGTCTGCGGCGGACCAgatcgcgctcgagctcggtgaaGTGTCCAGCCGTAGTGGTGCAGGAGGCGATGACCGGGGTGGATCGCCGATCAACCACTTTCCCTCATTACAGGCTGACC CATCTGACACTTCCCCACATCGTGATCCTGAGCTGGCGTCAGGAGCCGGCAgtggccgccgccgtcggAGACAGGAGGACTTGACCTCGGACGGTGTTGAGGAGCAGGACTTGCTTCCCGGCTCGTACACGGGTAGTGGATCGAGAACACCGCAGCCGTCTAGAAGCTATGTCGAAGTCGCGGCATCTGGTGCCCcaggcgacgagggcgaggagctcgacaacgacaTCCCAAGCAGCAGCTACGCCGGCCTAAACCTCGACGCTCTCAACTATGGCATGTACGGCGGCGTGACCGACTTCCAGTTCAATAACCGTTCTtatgacgacgaggacgaagcGCTCCAGGCTGCGTTGCGAGCGAGCATGGAAGACGTGCCGGACGGCTATGTGATGCCGGAGCTTACACCCCTCAACGCCgtgcctccacctcgcccgtcCGCCGAGCAGCCCGACCCGCCTGCGGCGGCGCCCGAGGCCCCAAGTCCTGCACCAGCCCCGTCCGAGACGCATGAGGATAGCATTATGGATGAcacggacgacgacgagccggcGCACGAGCCGTCTCCAG AGGAGctccgtcgcgctcgcttGGCGCGTTTCCAGTAG
- the PCK1 gene encoding uncharacterized protein (Phosphoenolpyruvate carboxykinase), with amino-acid sequence MSRSTQSNDFLGKELKYFSQAGFDLDRIHIKRNAPVASLYEDAINNEGAVISSNGALINFSGKKTGRSPKDKRIVFEDSSKDDIWWGPVNIKMDEHTFEINRERAIDYLNTRENVYVFDGFAGWDPKYRIKVRVIASRAYHALFMHNMLIRPTPQELAEFGEPDFIIYNAGQFPANRFTTGMTSTTSVEVNFKRMEMVILGTEYAGEMKKGIFSVMHYLQPVKFGQLSLHSSANQAKSADGESGDVTLFFGLSGTGKTTLSADANRLLIGDDEHVWSDTGVFNIEGGCYAKCINLSAEKEPEIFNAIRFGSILENVVYNPADRVPDYDDVSITENTRCAYPIEFIPNAKIPCIANRQPSNIIMLCCDAFGVLPPVSRLSPEQAQYHFITGYTSKTPGTEDGIVEPSPTFSTCYGQPFIILHPSRYASMLAERMSKNNVDCWLINTGWTGGKFGTGQRCPLKYTRAIVDAIHDGSLAKAEFVNFPVFNLQIPKALAGVPSEILDPQQAWADKAAFKVEVEKLGTMFNKAFAKYESDVSAEVVAVGPKV; translated from the exons ATGTCCCGCTCTACTCAGTCCAACGACTTCCTCggcaaggagctcaagTACTTCTCCCAGGCCGGTTTCGACCTTGACCGCATCCACATTAAG CGTAATGCTCCTGTCGCTTCGCTTTACGAGGATGCCATCAACAACGAGGGTGCCGTCATCTCGTCGAACGGTGCTCTGATCAACTTTTCCGGCAAGAAGACTGGTCGCTCGCCCAAGGACAAGCGTATCGTCTTCGAGGACAGCTCCAAGGATGACATTTGGTGGGGTCCCGTCAACATCAAGATGGACGAGCACACCTTCGAGATCAACCGCGAGCGTGCCATCGACTACCTCAACACCCGTGAGAACGTCTACGTCTTTGACGGCTTTGCCGGCTGGGACCCCAAGTACCGCATCAAGGTCCGCGTTatcgcctcgcgcgcctaCCACGCCCTCTTCATGCACAACATGCTGATCCGCCCTACCCCTcaggagctcgccgagttCGGAGAGCCCGACTTTATCATCTACAACGCGGGCCAGTTCCCTGCCAACCGCTTCACCACCGGCatgacctcgaccacctcggTTGAGGTCAACTTCAAGCGCATGGAGATGGTCATCCTCGGCACCGAGTACGCCGgcgagatgaagaagggTATCTTCTCGGTCATGCACTACCTCCAGCCCGTCAAGTTCGGCCAGCTTTCGCTTCACTCGTCGGCCAACCAGGCCAAGTCTGCCGACGGCGAGTCGGGTGACGTTACCCTCTTCTTCGGCCTTTCGGGCACTGGCAAGACCACCCTCTctgccgacgccaaccGTCTCCTCAtcggtgacgacgagcacgtCTGGTCGGACACTGGTGTCTTCAACATTGAGGGCGGCTGCTACGCCAAGTGCATCAACCTCTCGGCTGAGAAGGAGCCCGAGATCTTCAACGCCATCCGCTTTGGCTCGATCCTCGAGAACGTCGTCTACAACCCCGCCGACCGCGTCCCCGACTACGACGATGTCTCGATCACCGAGAACACTCGCTGCGCCTACCCCATCGAGTTCATCCCCAACGCCAAGATCCCCTGCATTGCCAACCGCCAGCCTTCGAACATTATCATGCTCTGCTGTGACGCGTTCGGTGTGCTCCCGCCCGTCTCGCGCCTCTCGCCCGAGCAGGCCCAGTACCACTTCATCACTGGCTACACCTCCAAGACCCCCGGTACCGAGGACGGCATTGTCGagccctcgcccacctTCTCGACTTGCTACGGCCAGCCGTtcatcatcctccaccCCAGCCGCTACGCGTCCATGCTTGCCGAGCGCATGTCGAAGAACAACGTCGACTGCTGGCTCATCAACACTGGCTGGACCGGTGGCAAGTTCGGCACTGGCCAGCGCTGCCCTCTCAAGTACACTCGTGCTATTGTCGACGCCATCCACGacggctcgctcgccaaggccgagttTGTCAACTTCCCCGTCTTCAACCTCCAGATCCCCAAGGCTCTTGCCGGTGTTCCTTCGGAGATCCTCGACCCCCAGCAGGCTTGggccgacaaggccgccttcaaggtcgaggtcgagaagctcgGGACCATGTTCAACAAGGCCTTTGCCAAGTACGAGTCGGACGTCTCcgccgaggttgtcgccgtcggcccCAAGGTCTAA